A DNA window from Setaria viridis chromosome 2, Setaria_viridis_v4.0, whole genome shotgun sequence contains the following coding sequences:
- the LOC117844594 gene encoding (+)-neomenthol dehydrogenase has translation MRHLGASPSSPCRVRVRPSAAAPLPRARLQPRVSFPAGARLVHARAAAAAAGATRASPPQHRLDAVRHDRAEVIPERLAVVTGGNKGVGLEVCRQLALQGVAVILTARDEKRGKDAAESLRCESELTNIIFHQLDVRDDNSVTSLAQYIESRYGKLDILVNNAAITGIVADEEGLKALNIDSETWTSGRAANLLKEVFQNTYDEAFNCLNTNYYGCKRVTEAFLPLLKLSTSGARIVNASSLASELKRMPNEKLRNDLSNIMIWDEDRIEAVLNTFLDDLKNGWLEEAGWPMMLPAYSVSKMVINLYTRIMARRYPEMRINCVRPGFVKTGINWNLGVLTPEQGARGPVMLSLLPDDGPTGCYFDQTEMVNVW, from the exons ATGCGCCACCTCGGGGCGTCCCCGAGCTCGCCTTGTAGGGTCCGAGTTCGACCCTCCGCCGCGGCACCATTACCCCGCGCCCGTCTCCAGCCGCGAGTCAGCTTCCCTGCCGGCGCTCGCCTGGTgcacgcgcgcgcggccgcggcagccgcggGGGCGACGCGGGCATCGCCTCCGCAGCACAG GCTTGATGCAGTAAGACATGACCGGGCAGAAGTGATTCCTGAAAG ACTTGCGGTGGTCACAGGTGGAAACAAAGGAGTTGGCCTCGAAGTATGCCGCCAGCTTGCTCTCCAGGGTGTGGCGGTTATCCTTACAGCGAGGGATGAGAAACGAGGAAAAGATGCTGCCGAGTCCCTTCGCTGTGAATCCGAACTCACCAACATAATCTTCCATCAGCTTGATGTCAGAGATGATAATAGTGTCACCTCATTGGCCCAGTATATTGAAAGCAGATATGGGAAGCTTGATATCTTG GTGAACAATGCAGCCATTACAGGAATTGTAGCAGATGAGGAAGGCCTGAAAGCTCTCAACATTGATTCAGAGACATGG ACATCTGGCAGGGCCGCTAATCTTCTTAAAGAAGTATTCCAGAATACCTATGATGAGGCATTTAACTGTCTCAATACCAATTACTATGGATGCAAACGGGTAACAGAGGCTTTTCTTCCACTTTTGAAGCTATCTACATCAGGAGCAAGGATTGTTAATGCCTCCTCCCTTGCATCCGAGCTGAAG AGAATGCCAAATGAGAAGCTTCGAAATGATTTGAGCAACATCATGATCTGGGATGAGGACCGAATAGAAGCAGTGCTGAACACATTCTTGGATGACCTGAAGAATGGGTGGCTTGAAGAGGCTGGATGGCCCATGATGCTACCAGCCTACAGCGTATCAAAAATGGTCATCAATCTGTACACCAGGATCATGGCAAGGAGGTATCCGGAGATGCGCATCAATTGTGTGCGTCCTGGCTTTGTCAAGACCGGCATCAACTGGAATCTGGGGGTCTTGACGCCTGAGCAAGGTGCTAGAGGGCCAGTCATGTTATCTCTGCTCCCTGACGATGGACCAACTGGGTGCTATTTTGATCAGACAGAAATGGTGAACGTTTGGTGA
- the LOC117843370 gene encoding uncharacterized protein has protein sequence MSSRQEQRVASAEGEAQAQRAGEQIARAEAHAREAAREIAHERTERARVVGAGGLEETAETQRRQPEERHRAGILETVQQGARSLVSAVGRTLGVARDTTTDKASRAGEATSQKASETAGATRDKLGEYKDYAADKATGAKDAAAKKASEAAEATKGKLGEYKDYAADRATGMKDTAAQKAGETAEVTKDKAAAMKDAAAQKAGETAKVTKDKAVAVKDATAQKAGETAEATKDKAAAMKDAAAQKASDSAEAAKNRVGEYKESAAQAAMETKDSATEKASQTADAGKNKLGEYRDAAAEKAKNAKDTTMDKAREYGEGAVGKARETTEAASSKAKPSTEEFGEAAGDGQAMEEDTTKSPEEKLEEYKQSAASAARKAMESLTLRTEEAKEQSGASEATEELARQELGATRQRTEEVAEGERRWKEGGK, from the exons ATGTCGTCGAGGCAGGAGCAGCGAGTGGCCAGCGCCGAGGGCGAGGCGCAAGCGCAGCGAGCCGGCGAGCAGATCGCGCGCGCCGAGGCGCACGCCCGTGAGGCGGCGCGGGAGATCGCGCACGAGCGCACCGAGCGCGCGCGCGTGGTCGGCGCTGGCGGGCTCGAGGAGACGGCGGAGACACAGCGGCGCCAGCCCGAGGAGCGGCACCGCGCCGGGATCCTGGAGACCGTGCAGCAGGGCGCCAGGTCCCTGGTGAGCGCCGTCGGCCGCACGCTCGGCGTCGCCAGGGACACCACCACGGACAAGGCGAGCCGGGCGGGCGAGGCCACGTCGCAGAAGGCGAGCGAGACGGCGGGGGCGACCAGGGACAAGCTCGGCGAGTACAAGGACTACGCCGCTGACAAGGCGACGGGGGCgaaggacgccgccgccaagaaggccagcgaggcggcggaggcgacgaaGGGCAAGCTTGGCGAGTACAAGGATTACGCCGCGGACAGGGCCACCGGGATGAAGGACACCGCCGCGCAGAAGGCTGGGGAGACGGCGGAGGTCACCAAGGACAAGGCTGCGGCGATGAAGGATGCGGCCGCGCAGAAGGCTGGGGAGACGGCGAAGGTCACCAAGGacaaggcggtggcggtgaaGGATGCCACCGCGCAGAAGGCCGGGGAGACAGCCGAGGCGACCAAGGACAAGGCTGCGGCGATGAAGGACGCCGCCGCGCAGAAGGCCAGCGACTCCGCAGAGGCGGCGAAGAACAGGGTCGGGGAGTACAAGGAGAGCGCCGCGCAGGCAGCCATGGAGACGAAGGACTCGGCGACAGAGAAGGCGAGCCAGACGGCGGATGCCGGCAAGAACAAGCTAGGGGAGTACCGCGACGCTGCGGCGGAGAAGGCCAAGAACGCCAAAGACACCACGATGGACAAGGCAAGGGAGTACGGAGAGGGAGCGGTGGGGAAAGCGCGCGAGACGACGGAGGCCGCCTCGTCGAAGGCCAAGCCGAGCACGGAGGAATTCGGCGAGGCTGCGGGGGACGGCCAGGCCATGGAGGAGGACACGACGAAGTCCCCGGAGGAGAAGCTCGAGGAGTACAAGCAGTCGGCCGCCAGCGCGGCCCGCAAGGCCATGGAGTCCCTGACCTTGCGAACGGAGGAGGCCAAGGAGCAGTCCGGCGCGAGCGAG GCGACGGAGGAACTGGCGCGGCAAGAGCTGGGAGCGACAAGGCAGCggacggaggaggtggcagaGGGCGAGCGGCGCTGGAAGGAGGGGGGCAAGTGA
- the LOC117844511 gene encoding subtilisin-like protease 1: HKERRRHRRCADQHQGRRLHDRPLRLRLPTESKSPGTRRRRHRTPRRDDPRRQVQPQDGARRPPSPTVALFSSRGPSTITLGVLKTDVLAPGLNILAAYQSKTLLGAGPFDVLSGTSMSTPHIAGAVALIKSTHPDWSPEAIKSAIMTSSDTVDKDGGPILDEQRRKANAYATGAGHVNPARAADPGLVYDLDAADYASYICGLLGEATLAVVARNSSLSCEKLSRTAEAQLNYPTIKVPLQPAPFTLKRTVTNVGPAASKYTAKVDAPKSLTVRVSPGTLVFTEAGEKKTVSGHGGDVLEGSLSWVSGEQVVRSPIVAAAGLRPER; this comes from the coding sequence CATAAAGagcgccggcgccaccggcgTTGTGCTGATCAACACCAAGGCCGACGGCTACACGACCGTCCTCTACGACTACGGCTGCCGACGGAGTCAAAGTCACCAGGtacgcgtcgtcgtcgccatcgAACTCCGCGCCGCGACGACCCTCGCCGTCAGGTTCAACCACAAGACGGTGCTCGGCGTCCGCCGTCTCCTACCGTGGCGTTGTTCTCGTCCCGTGGTCCAAGCACCATCACCCTGGGCGTGCTGAAGACGGACGTCTTGGCTCCGGGGCTCAACATCCTCGCCGCGTACCAGTCCAAGACCCTCCTCGGAGCCGGGCCCTTCGACGTCCTGTCCGGCACGTCGATGTCCACGCCGCacatcgccggcgccgtcgcgctcATCAAGAGCACGCACCCCGACTGGTCGCCGGAGGCCATCAAGTCGGCCATCATGACGAGCTCCGACACCGTCGACAAGGACGGCGGCCCGATCTTAGACGAGCAGCGCAGGAAGGCCAACGCGTACGCGACCGGCGCCGGTCATGTCAACCCCGCCAGGGCCGCCGATCCCGGCCTGGTGTACGACCTCGACGCCGCGGACTACGCCAGCTACATCTGCGGGCTCCTGGGCGAGGCGACGCTGGCGGTCGTCGCGCGCAACTCGAGCCTGAGCTGCGAGAAGCTGTCCAGGACGGCGGAGGCgcagctgaactacccgacgaTCAAGGTGCCGCTGCAGCCGGCGCCGTTCACGCTGAAGCGGACGGTGACGAACGTGGGGCCGGCGGCATCGAAGTACACGGCGAAGGTGGACGCCCCCAAGTCCCTGACGGTGCGGGTTTCGCCCGGGACGCTGGTGTTCACCGAGGCCGGGGAGAAGAAGACGGTGAGCGGACACGGCGGCGACGTGTTAGAAGGAAGCTTGAGCTGGGTGTCAGGGGAGCAAGTCGTGCGAAGCCCGATCGTTGCCGCCGCGGGGCTTCGTCCGGAACGGTGA
- the LOC117845147 gene encoding importin subunit alpha-4: MPRAPRRPSDEARRGAYKPRVDFSRSRRRREDGLLALRRLDRDAGLFKRRRDETSPAVHASDPAPAPAEADPPAASARPPPTISSPPDAAAPRNAAESELEGLSELVDKVCSDDSTSQLEATVQFRKLLSDGKNSTVIKIIRADVLPRFAEFLSRHGLPQLQLEAAWVLTNIAASDYTLLVAECGAVPRLVELLESPNANIRHQAIWCLGNIAADLPSCRDILFDHGVMTPLLSQFREDMKIPVLRTAMWALSNLCFGKFPAEVQVKPILEIVSQLIHSADEKILADACWTVYYICGGVDDAIQDILDVGVCPQLVNLLMHGSASVLLPVIMALARISAGDDAQVQVLIENGILDCLAQLLARSYPKNIKKQACLIVSNIATGSKDQIQAVIDASIISPLIVLLKTSEADIKKEAAWALSNAALGASSEQIQYLVSRGCLEPLCSVLTYQDPDLVHACLEGLENILQAGEAGKKGEESGTNPYAQFILECGWLDKLEDLQEVNNDRIYELVMKLLQSYWEEEVSESDDPIVPGSNDSADTVETTSEDAAQPPAPASGADEAE; the protein is encoded by the exons ATGCCGCGTGCCCCGCGGCGGCCGTCCGACgaggcgcgccgcggcgccTACAAGCCGCGCGTCGACTTCagccgctcgcgccgccgccgcgaggacggtctcctcgccctccgccgcctcgaccgCGACGCCGGCCTCTTCAAGCGCCGCCGCGACGAAACCTCTCCCGCCGTCCACGCCTCCGATCCCGCTCCTGCACCGGCCGAAGCAGACCCACCCGCAGCTAGTGCTCGTCCGCCACCCACTATCTCCTCGCCGCCCGACGCAGCGGCTCCCCGGAATGCCGCCGAGTCAGAG CTTGAAGGCCTGTCAGAATTGGTCGACAAAGTATGTTCAGATGATAGCACCAGTCAGCTTGAAGCCACAGTCCAGTTCAGGAAACTTCTTTCAGATG GGAAGAATTCAACTGTGATAAAAATCATTAGAGCGGATGTCCTGCCCAGATTTGCTGAGTTTCTTTCAAGACATGGGCTTCCTCAGCTCCAG CTGGAGGCGGCCTGGGTGCTTACCAACATAGCTGCATCTGATTATACACTGCTGGTTGCAGAATGTGGTGCTGTTCCAAGGTTGGTGGAACTCTTGGAGTCACCAAATGCGAACATCAGGCATCAG GCTATATGGTGTCTTGGAAATATAGCTGCGGACTTGCCTAGCTGCAGAGACATTCTTTTTGACCATGGTGTTATGACACCATTACTTTCTCAATTTAGAGAAGACATGAAAATTCCAGTTCTGAGAACTGCTATGTGGGCCCTGTCAAATCTTTGTTTTGGAAAATTTCCAGCCGAAGTGCAA GTGAAACCAATACTAGAAATTGTCAGCCAGCTTATTCATTCTGCTGATGAGAAGATACTGGCAGATGCATGCTGGACTGTATACTATATATGTGGTGGGGTAGATGATGCCATCCAAGACATACTAGATGTTGGGGTCTGCCCTCAACTTGTAAACCTATTGAT GCATGGATCAGCTAGTGTTCTTCTCCCTGTCATCATGGCACTCGCAAGAATTTCTGCCGGAGATGATGCTCAAGTTCAG GTCTTAATAGAAAATGGCATTCTGGATTGCTTAGCCCAGTTGCTAGCACGAAGCTACCCAAAGAACATCAAGAAACAAGCCTGTCTAATTGTTTCTAATATTGCCACTGGCAGCAAGGATCAGATTCAG GCAGTAATTGATGCAAGCATTATTAGTCCTCTCATTGTCCTCCTAAAGACATCAGAGGCGGATATAAAAAAGGAAGCTGCTTGGGCTTTATCGAATGCTGCGTTGGGTGCTTCAAGTGAACAAATTCA GTATTTGGTGAGCCGGGGATGTTTAGAGCCCCTGTGCAGCGTCCTCACCTACCAAGATCCTGACCTAGTACATGCTTGTCTGGAAGGTCTTGAGAATATACTCCAGGCAGGTGAGGCAGGGAAGAAGGGCGAGGAATCTGGGACGAACCCATACGCACAGTTCATCCTAGAGTGTGGGTGGTTGGATAAACTGGAGGATCTGCAGGAAGTCAACAACGACAGGATCTACGAGTTGGTCATGAAGCTGCTACAGAGTTACTGGGAGGAAGAAGTAAGCGAGAGCGATGATCCGATTGTCCCAGGTTCAAATGACTCGGCAGACACCGTGGAAACCACATCTGAAGACGCAGCACAGCCACCAGCACCAGCTTCTGGTGCAGATGAAGCTGAATGA
- the LOC117845149 gene encoding transcription factor MYB2 yields the protein MAPRDQREMSSDEESAASGDLRRGPWTVEEDLLLVNYIAVHGEGRWNALARCAGLRRTGKSCRLRWLNYLRPDLRRGNITAQEQLLILELHSRWGNRWSKIAQHLPGRTDNEIKNYWRTRVQKHARQLNCDVNSQQFKDLMRYLWMPRLLERIGSGDGADVATTAYDAPPPQLPASWPVDDVELSCTTDASSSSVSTDGTYQQQLLQHQLVSPPPPPAPSAAFGESAPSGNNEGSYSYSNSSSNAAAMWDTLCQPPPQTDCHPTTVAETACSWSDESLLLPGLSGDMGMGLSELGDTMWGAGADDLWYTQIMGL from the exons ATGGCGCCGCGTGATCAGCGAGAGATGAGCAGCGACGAGGagtcggcggcgtcgggggaCCTCCGCCGCGGGCCGTGGACGGTGGAGGAGGACCTGCTGCTCGTCAACTACATCGCCGTGCACGGCGAGGGGCGCTGGAACGCGCTGGCGCGATGCGCAG GTCTCCGGCGGACTGGCAAGAGCTGCCGGCTCCGGTGGCTCAACTACCTCCGGCCGGACCTCCGGCGCGGCAACATCACGGCGCAGGAGCAGCTGCTCATCCTGGAGCTGCACTCGCGCTGGGGCAACCGCTGGTCCAAGATCGCGCAGCACCTCCCCGGCCGCACcgacaacgagatcaagaactactggCGCACGCGCGTGCAGAAGCACGCCAGGCAGCTCAACTGCGACGTCAACAGCCAGCAGTTCAAGGACCTCATGAGGTACCTCTGGATGCCGCGCCTCCTCGAGCGCATCGGCTCCGGAGACGGCGCCGACGTCGCCACGACGGCGtacgacgcgccgccgccccagctcccggcGTCGTGGCCCGTCGACGACGTCGAGCTGTCCTGCACCACcgacgcgtcgtcgtcgtccgtcTCGACCGACGGCACGtaccagcagcagctgctgcagcaccaACTCgtgtcgccgccaccaccaccggcgccctccgccgcctTTGGCGAGAGCGCGCCCAGCGGCAACAACGAAGGATCCTACTCCTACagtaacagcagcagcaacgctGCTGCCATGTGGGACACGTTGTGCCAACCACCACCACAAACAGACTGCCACCCGACGACGGTCGCCGAGACTGCTTGCAGCTGGTCCGACGAGTCGCTGCTGCTCCCGGGTCTCTCCGGCGACATGGGGATGGGGTTGTCGGAGCTCGGCGACACCATgtggggcgccggcgccgacgacctGTGGTACACGCAGATAATGGGGTTGTGA
- the LOC117843507 gene encoding galactinol synthase 2, translated as MGPNMSAFSSKQQASAKRRAYVTFLAGDGDYWKGVVGLAKGLRKVRSAYPLVVAVLPDVPEEHRRKLREQGCVVREIQPVYPPENQTQFAMAYYVINYSKLRIWEFVEYERMVYLDADIQVYENIDHLFDLEKGRFYAVMDCFCEKTWSHTPQYKIGYCQQCPDKVTWPEHELGPPPPRYFNAGMFVHEPSLGTAKDLLDALVVTPPTPFAEQDFLNMFFRDVYEPIPPVYNLVLAMLWRHPENVKPLDKVKVVHYCAAGSKPWRYTGEEANMDREDIKMLVSKWWDIFNDESLDYKGPAVDDDGAEVVDQAREPLRQALAEAGAAKFFPAPSAA; from the exons ATGGGCCCGAACATGTCGGCGTTCAGCAGCAAGCAGCAGGCgtcggcgaagcggcgggcgtacGTGACGTTCcttgccggcgacggcgactacTGGAAGGGCGTGGTGGGTCTGGCCAAGGGCCTGCGGAAGGTGAGGTCGGCCTACCCGCTGGTGGTGGCCGTGCTCCCCGACGTCCCCGAGGAGCACCGCCGCAAGCTGCGGGAGCAGGGCTGCGTCGTCCGCGAGATCCAGCCGGTGTACCCGCCGGAGAACCAGACGCAGTTCGCCATGGCGTACTACGTCATCAACTACTCCAAGCTCCGGATCTGGGAGTTCGTGGAGTACGAGCGCATGGTGTACCTCGACGCGGACATCCAGGTGTACGAGAACATCGACCACCTGTTCGACCTGGAGAAGGGCCGGTTCTACGCGGTGATGGACTGCTTCTGCGAGAAGACGTGGAGCCACACCCCGCAGTACAAGATCGGCTACTGCCAGCAGTGCCCTGACAAGGTCACCTGGCCGGAGCATGAGCtgggccctccgccgccgcgctacTTCAACGCCGGCATGTTCGTGCACGAGCCGAGCCTGGGCACGGCCAAGGACCTCCTGGACGCGCTGGTGgtgacgccgccgacgccgttcGCGGAGCAGGACTTCCTCAACATGTTCTTCCGCGACGTCTACGAGCCCATCCCGCCGGTGTACAACCTGGTGCTGGCCATGCTGTGGAGGCACCCCGAGAACGTGAAGCCGCTCGACAAGGTCAAGGTCGTGCACTACTGCGCAGCG GGTTCCAAGCCTTGGAGGTACACGGGTGAGGAGGCCAACATGGACCGCGAGGACATCAAGATGCTGGTGAGCAAGTGGTGGGACATCTTCAACGACGAGAGCCTGGACTACAAGGGCCCGGCGGTGGACGACGACGGGGCGGAGGTGGTGGACCAGGCGAGGGAGCCGCTGCggcaggctctggccgaggccgGCGCCGCCAAGTTCTTCCCGGCGCCGTCGGCAGCCTAG
- the LOC117843504 gene encoding GDSL esterase/lipase At1g09390, giving the protein MELGGGGAAHLVSNSSAPPARRLKVLRFLVVVAAVAAAVSSQLLPPSVVIVPSSWPFTSAPDFKKQQPLAPPECVVFNFGDSNSDTGNLVAGAGFRLHRPVGRRFFGKPSGRFSDGRLYIDFICERLGLDHLSPYMESSGVNFRHGANFAVAGAMVAGAAGTFELATQVRQFRHFKARTEDLRPRGLGSGITSQEFQNAVYTFDIGQNDLQAAFSAGLSYERVLERIPAIVARIKNAVTMLHEAGGRKFVLYNTGPVGCLPSMLARRRGGGELDRAGCLVDHNGVAGAFNAQLGRLCGELRAELANSTVVCVDMHAIKYGLVANHTAHGEKATALSDQARPVQAKDSSVCFSSGFSEPLMTCCGSGGPPYNYRPGKACGSPKVKACADGDHRISWDGLHYTEAANRVVADEVLSAEYSDPPLRLQTLCTSPS; this is encoded by the exons ATGGAactcggcggtggtggcgctgctCATCTTGTTTCCAATTCCAGTGCCCCACCAGCTCGTCGGCTCAAGGTGCTCCGATTTCTAGTCGTCGTCgctgccgtggccgccgccgtctcgaGCCAGCTTCTGCCGCCGTCCGTCGTCATCGTTCCTAGCAGCTGGCCGTTCACGTCGGCGCCTGATTTTAAGAAGCAGCAGCCGCTGGCCCCTCCGGAATGCGTCGTGTTCAACTTCGGGGACTCCAACTCCGACACCGGgaacctcgtcgccggcgccggcttccGCCTGCACCGGCCCGTCGGACGCCGCTTCTTCGGCAAGCCCAGCGGCCGCTTCTCCGACGGCCGCCTCTACATCGACTTCATCT GTGAGAGGCTGGGGTTGGATCACCTGAGCCCGTACATGGAGTCGTCGGGGGTCAACTTCCGGCACGGCGCTAacttcgccgtcgccggtgcaatggtcgccggcgccgcgggtaCGTTCGAGCTGGCGACGCAAGTGCGGCAGTTCCGGCACTTCAAGGCACGCACTGAGGACCTCCGCCCGCGAGGGCTCGGGTCCGGCATCACCAGCCAGGAGTTCCAGAACGCCGTGTACACTTTTGACATCGGCCAGAACGACCTCCAGGCTGCCTTCAGCGCCGGCCTCTCGTACGAGCGTGTCCTCGAGAGAATCCCGGCGATCGTAGCAAGGATCAAGAACGCCGTCACG ATGTTGCACGAGGCCGGCGGGCGCAAGTTCGTGCTGTACAACACGGGGCCGGTGGGGTGCCTGCCCAGCATGCTggcgcggcgacgcggcggcggcgagctcgaccGCGCCGGATGCCTCGTCGACCACAACGGCGTCGCCGGGGCGTTCAACGCGCAGCTGGGCCGCCTCTGCGGCGAGCTCCGCGCCGAGCTCGCCAATTCCACCGTGGTGTGCGTGGACATGCACGCCATCAAGTACGGCCTCGTCGCCAACCACACGGCGCACGGTGAGAAGGCTACTGCATTGTCAGACCAGGCTCGGCCGGTTCAGGCGAAAGATTCATCAGTTTGTTTTTCTTCAGGTTTCAGTGAGCCGTTGATGACGtgctgcggcagcggcggcccgcCGTACAACTACAGGCCTGGGAAGGCGTGCGGGAGCCCCAAGGTGAAGGCGTGCGCCGACGGCGACCACCGCATCAGCTGGGACGGGCTCCACTACACGGAGGCGGCAAACAGGGTCGTCGCCGACGAGGTACTCTCGGCGGAGTACAGTGACCCTCCGCTTCGGCTACAGACGCTCTGCACCTCTCCAAGCTGA